A genomic window from Flavobacterium johnsoniae includes:
- a CDS encoding alkaline phosphatase, translating to MNRRRFLKGSTLLSGLAVMSPTVIFSNDLESISKKNKKAKNIIFLISDGMSTGTLQMANLYSQNILNKNGNWMDLYAQNKVSRALMDTASASSAVTDSAAASSSFGGGYRVKNGVLNVGPNGEKYLPIWQKFKNAGKKAGCVTTVTITHATPAGFCVNSDSRNAENEIAETYAQLGLDVLMGGGDEFFNPEKRKDKKDVYKIYQEKGYQILKDKSGLENLKKDTKTLGIFSTGALPYSIDRANIAELQHTPTLAEMSKAAIDQMKDHKDGFVLLIEGGKVDWAAHANDIAALIHDQLAFDEAVKTAIDFAESDKETLVIITTDHGNANPGLIYGAEATQKFNSIADYKYTNEYILNSIHSDFNLQQIKDWIYKTNKISLSDQEAQHLLDFYSGLEKLEDGLYNYKKLPFKAYSEIQKKHNNVGWISMDHSGDYVELAAFGPGSELLKPFVKNTDMHYLMLEAAMAV from the coding sequence ATGAATAGACGTAGATTTCTTAAAGGCTCAACTTTATTAAGCGGACTGGCAGTGATGAGCCCTACAGTCATTTTTTCTAATGATTTGGAATCCATTTCAAAAAAAAATAAAAAAGCCAAAAACATTATATTTCTTATTAGCGACGGAATGAGTACGGGAACTTTGCAAATGGCAAACTTATACTCTCAAAACATATTGAACAAAAATGGCAATTGGATGGATCTGTATGCTCAAAATAAAGTTTCCAGAGCGCTTATGGATACGGCTTCGGCAAGTTCAGCAGTTACAGATTCGGCGGCTGCCAGTTCTTCTTTTGGAGGCGGATATCGTGTAAAAAATGGTGTTTTAAATGTTGGTCCAAACGGAGAAAAATACCTTCCGATTTGGCAGAAATTTAAAAATGCAGGTAAAAAAGCGGGCTGTGTAACAACCGTAACAATCACGCATGCAACTCCAGCGGGATTTTGCGTAAACTCGGACAGTAGAAATGCAGAAAACGAAATTGCAGAAACTTATGCGCAATTAGGATTAGACGTTTTGATGGGCGGCGGAGATGAATTTTTCAATCCAGAAAAAAGAAAAGATAAAAAAGATGTTTATAAAATCTATCAAGAAAAAGGTTATCAAATTTTAAAAGATAAATCTGGACTTGAAAACTTAAAAAAAGATACTAAAACTCTTGGTATATTTTCGACTGGAGCTTTGCCGTATTCAATTGATAGAGCTAATATTGCAGAATTACAGCACACTCCAACGCTTGCCGAAATGAGCAAAGCCGCAATTGATCAAATGAAAGATCACAAAGATGGTTTTGTTCTTTTAATTGAAGGCGGAAAAGTGGATTGGGCGGCGCATGCAAATGATATTGCGGCTTTAATTCACGATCAATTGGCATTTGACGAAGCGGTAAAAACGGCTATTGATTTTGCAGAAAGTGATAAAGAAACGCTAGTTATTATTACAACAGATCACGGAAATGCAAATCCGGGACTTATTTATGGTGCAGAAGCGACACAAAAGTTCAATAGCATTGCTGATTATAAATACACAAATGAATATATTCTGAATTCGATTCATAGCGATTTTAATCTACAGCAAATTAAAGATTGGATTTATAAAACCAACAAAATAAGTTTGAGCGATCAAGAAGCGCAGCATTTACTAGATTTTTATTCTGGTTTAGAAAAACTGGAAGATGGTTTGTATAATTATAAAAAACTGCCTTTTAAAGCCTATTCCGAAATACAGAAAAAACACAATAATGTCGGATGGATCAGTATGGATCATTCGGGAGATTATGTAGAATTGGCAGCTTTTGGTCCTGGAAGCGAACTTTTAAAACCTTTCGTAAAAAATACAGATATGCATTATTTAATGCTGGAAGCGGCAATGGCTGTTTAA
- a CDS encoding mechanosensitive ion channel family protein, which produces MILGIKRFSSFLLLLLILNSNTVEAQLLGSAKTTAEEPAKTPEDSLGRRTPQGTVNGFIKAIGDQNYLRASQYLVLSKRSYRKTAERIRIVKTFQQLLDQGGNLSPSSIISNKETGRTDDDLATGVDHVGNISTNKTAIQLYVENQSDDSQPALWLFSAETVESIMDADLKGEKTFLDRVLPNVLIQKKLGNVPIGHWLVVVIMTVASYLLSRLLIFVLVFLLQKIWKKAATEKGEAVIEAFSLPVQMYMTVLLFVAFTQRMGISIVVRQRFSIIIITISIVAFLILLWRLTDFVSMFTRSRMNRRGRISAVSAILFLSRTTKVAIVFIGIIAILGIIGVDVTAGLAALGIGGIALALGAQKTIENFVGSVSLIADQPLRVGDYCRVDDIKGTVESIGMRSTMLRTSARTIVTIPNGQLSASKIENFAHRDRFIFNPIFNFRMETTPDQMRYLLVELRSLLYAHPSVLNLNPIVRFTGITNDALKVEITAYIESSTFEISQEVQEDLLLRMMDIIEKSGTSLAYPSQTLYVARNTPPSSEKSAEVSETVKKWKENNELQVPKFDPKRVEELKNSIKYPDDGSFNPDENNAIV; this is translated from the coding sequence ATGATTTTAGGTATTAAACGTTTTTCATCTTTTTTATTGCTGTTGCTGATTTTAAATTCAAATACAGTAGAAGCCCAGTTATTAGGTTCGGCAAAAACTACCGCAGAAGAACCAGCCAAAACTCCAGAAGATTCTCTTGGCAGAAGAACGCCTCAAGGAACAGTCAACGGATTTATTAAGGCAATTGGCGATCAAAACTACTTGCGTGCAAGTCAGTATTTGGTTTTGAGTAAACGTTCGTACCGTAAAACAGCAGAAAGAATCAGAATCGTAAAAACGTTTCAGCAGTTATTAGATCAAGGAGGAAATCTATCTCCATCTTCAATTATTAGCAATAAAGAAACGGGCAGAACAGATGATGATTTAGCGACCGGAGTTGACCATGTTGGAAATATTTCGACTAATAAAACCGCCATACAGCTTTATGTAGAAAATCAATCAGATGACAGCCAGCCCGCATTATGGCTTTTTTCTGCTGAAACGGTAGAATCTATTATGGACGCTGATTTAAAAGGAGAAAAAACTTTTTTAGACAGAGTTTTACCCAATGTTTTAATACAAAAAAAACTAGGAAATGTTCCAATCGGACATTGGCTGGTCGTTGTTATTATGACCGTTGCATCTTATTTGCTTTCAAGATTGCTAATTTTTGTACTTGTTTTTCTTCTTCAAAAAATATGGAAGAAAGCGGCAACCGAAAAAGGAGAAGCAGTAATAGAAGCATTTTCATTGCCTGTTCAAATGTATATGACGGTTCTTTTGTTTGTGGCATTTACCCAGCGAATGGGAATTTCTATCGTGGTGCGCCAGCGTTTTAGCATTATTATAATTACAATTAGTATTGTAGCCTTTTTAATTTTGCTTTGGAGATTGACCGATTTTGTAAGTATGTTTACACGTAGCAGAATGAACAGACGAGGACGTATTTCGGCTGTTTCTGCCATTTTATTTTTGAGCCGCACCACAAAAGTTGCCATTGTTTTTATTGGAATTATCGCCATACTCGGAATTATTGGAGTAGACGTTACGGCGGGATTGGCAGCACTTGGAATTGGAGGTATCGCATTAGCGTTGGGAGCACAAAAAACAATAGAAAATTTCGTAGGAAGTGTCAGTCTTATCGCAGATCAACCGTTGCGAGTAGGCGATTATTGCCGAGTTGATGATATAAAAGGAACAGTAGAATCTATCGGAATGCGTTCTACAATGCTTCGTACTTCTGCGCGAACCATTGTAACAATTCCAAACGGACAATTATCTGCCAGTAAAATAGAAAATTTTGCGCATCGTGACCGTTTTATCTTTAATCCGATTTTTAATTTTAGAATGGAAACTACTCCAGATCAAATGCGTTATTTGTTGGTAGAACTTCGATCTTTATTGTATGCACATCCTTCTGTGCTAAATTTAAATCCGATAGTGCGTTTTACGGGAATAACAAATGATGCTTTAAAAGTCGAAATTACAGCTTATATCGAATCTTCTACTTTTGAAATTTCGCAAGAAGTTCAAGAAGATCTTCTTTTAAGAATGATGGATATTATAGAAAAAAGCGGAACCTCTTTAGCGTATCCATCTCAAACACTTTATGTTGCGAGAAATACTCCTCCGTCAAGCGAAAAATCGGCTGAGGTTTCAGAAACCGTTAAAAAATGGAAAGAAAACAACGAATTACAAGTCCCTAAATTTGACCCGAAACGTGTAGAAGAATTAAAAAATAGTATCAAATATCCAGATGATGGAAGTTTTAATCCTGATGAAAATAATGCTATAGTTTAA
- a CDS encoding alkaline phosphatase: MKTSVLFISLFLSLIGAVNRLFSQEQVKIHSHNDYNQTIPFWNAYANGANSIEADIFLKDNNLYVSHDLQGISASRTLEDLYLKPLETALKMNFKKEQQLFLLIDIKTEAVSTLTKLVSVLNKYESITKNKNIKIIVSGNRPDSETYVKYPDFISFDFQELGKNISKENWTKVAMVSVDFKKYSVWNGLGRLTHEDYKKVSAVISKAKETNKPFRFWAAPDTKSAWKALLELGVDIINTDSPYNCVQYIQALPKRLITASNSSKVYKPTYKTDQKELPVKNVILLIGDGNGLSQISSAVLANNGALSVTQLKSVGFIKTQSADDFTTDSAAAGTALATGQKTNNRAIGTDTLRKPIANIMEVLQKRKYATGVITTDEITGATPAAFYAHTEERSSTEIIANDLLKSKLNLFVGGGANTFKNTALSSKFKLLNSVKELENVNSDAVGVFISDGRVPSVLEGRGELLADATKYSLEFLDKKKKPFFLMVEGAQIDSFGHVNNVGGIVSETIDFDTAITQALQFADKNEGTLVIVTADHETSGFAIPQGNVKKHKIEGDFITNDHTATMVPIFSYGPHSQDFQGVYENNEVFAKILSLLK; this comes from the coding sequence ATGAAAACATCAGTTTTGTTCATTAGTCTTTTCCTGTCCTTAATTGGCGCGGTAAACCGACTATTTTCTCAAGAACAGGTTAAAATACATTCTCATAACGATTATAATCAAACTATTCCGTTTTGGAATGCATATGCAAATGGAGCAAATTCTATAGAAGCAGACATTTTCCTAAAGGATAATAATTTATACGTTTCTCATGATCTGCAAGGGATTTCAGCTTCAAGAACTTTAGAAGATTTGTATTTGAAGCCTTTAGAAACGGCTTTAAAAATGAACTTCAAAAAAGAACAACAATTATTCTTGCTGATTGATATTAAAACCGAAGCAGTTTCAACGCTTACTAAATTAGTTTCTGTTTTAAATAAATACGAATCCATTACAAAAAACAAGAATATTAAAATTATTGTATCAGGAAATAGACCTGATTCCGAAACCTATGTAAAATATCCTGATTTTATTTCTTTTGATTTTCAAGAACTAGGAAAAAATATTTCAAAAGAAAATTGGACGAAAGTTGCGATGGTTAGTGTTGATTTTAAAAAATATTCTGTTTGGAACGGTTTAGGAAGATTGACGCATGAAGATTACAAAAAAGTAAGCGCGGTTATTTCTAAAGCAAAAGAAACCAACAAACCATTTCGTTTTTGGGCTGCTCCAGATACAAAAAGCGCGTGGAAAGCACTTTTAGAATTAGGAGTAGACATCATTAATACAGATTCGCCATACAATTGTGTTCAATATATTCAGGCTTTGCCAAAAAGATTAATTACGGCAAGTAATTCTTCAAAAGTCTATAAACCAACTTATAAAACAGATCAAAAAGAACTTCCTGTAAAAAATGTTATTCTTTTAATTGGAGATGGAAATGGTTTGTCGCAAATATCTTCTGCGGTTTTGGCGAATAACGGAGCTTTATCTGTAACACAATTAAAAAGCGTTGGTTTTATAAAAACACAATCTGCAGATGATTTTACAACAGATTCTGCCGCAGCAGGAACGGCTTTAGCAACAGGCCAGAAAACAAACAATAGAGCAATCGGAACAGATACTTTAAGAAAACCTATTGCCAATATCATGGAGGTTTTGCAAAAAAGAAAATATGCAACTGGTGTAATTACAACAGATGAAATCACTGGCGCAACTCCGGCTGCTTTTTACGCACATACAGAAGAAAGATCAAGTACAGAAATAATCGCCAATGATTTGTTGAAAAGCAAATTAAACTTGTTTGTTGGAGGCGGAGCAAATACTTTTAAAAATACAGCATTAAGTTCTAAATTCAAATTATTAAATTCAGTTAAAGAATTAGAAAATGTAAACAGCGATGCAGTTGGCGTTTTTATTTCTGATGGAAGAGTTCCGTCGGTTTTAGAAGGAAGAGGAGAATTATTAGCCGATGCAACAAAATACAGTTTGGAGTTTTTAGACAAAAAGAAAAAGCCTTTTTTCTTAATGGTCGAAGGCGCACAAATTGATAGTTTCGGACATGTTAACAATGTTGGCGGAATCGTTTCTGAGACAATTGATTTTGATACAGCAATTACGCAAGCTTTACAATTTGCAGATAAAAACGAAGGAACATTGGTAATTGTAACCGCAGACCATGAAACTTCTGGATTTGCAATTCCGCAGGGAAATGTGAAAAAACATAAAATCGAAGGTGATTTTATAACAAATGACCACACAGCGACAATGGTTCCTATTTTTTCTTACGGACCACATTCGCAAGATTTTCAAGGTGTTTACGAGAATAATGAAGTCTTTGCAAAAATACTTTCATTACTGAAATAA
- a CDS encoding RagB/SusD family nutrient uptake outer membrane protein, producing the protein MKNKVIIAALGLGLFLNWSCTDLEEKVLDESLNGGGQADAISGAIAPAYGQLKSTWIHTNNFGLQLIASDEGILPYRGGTDWYDGGKYLAVHAHTTTPTNDLVTSTWNELTKNISRTLSAIEVLTPLAEDGNTEAKGALYEMKALRAYLNMMTLDSWGLVFKKESSAATSEILRGQDAVTYIEEELLSVADVINKDKGPGRMTQSAVWGLLARLNLNAAVYRDPYGTPSFTPADMDKVIKYTDNIINSGKFTLSPEYFDLFDDDNNSNKEVIFALDQRGVLKDENNRWAYWSIPGSMFPRPESINADGTDGPAITSDFYQTWVDAYGSVDPANADSRFYKNNAKVPDNLKDLTGFSPLNDENHYYCVKAEEFEIDRGIMRGIPWAARKDANGAFYKCDTGYRIYPVKQIKGNGPDKNVGYVNLTLKVDFTKEGSMHYSGYRVSKYQFSHTSPDGNYYSSVDMVLLRYAEIFMMRAEAKLRKGDTAGALADMNTVRTSRTARAPIPAALPAINLNILYREYGFEFYWEGLRRNTQIRFSHFEDKWTEKTDTDVNKRLFPIPQVAIDGASNTPGYLVQNKGY; encoded by the coding sequence ATGAAAAATAAAGTAATTATAGCTGCTCTTGGATTAGGTCTATTCTTGAACTGGAGCTGTACAGACTTAGAAGAAAAAGTACTGGACGAATCCTTAAACGGAGGCGGACAAGCAGACGCAATCAGCGGAGCAATTGCTCCTGCGTATGGACAATTAAAATCAACTTGGATACATACAAATAATTTTGGTTTACAATTAATTGCAAGTGACGAAGGTATTTTACCTTACCGTGGAGGAACAGATTGGTATGATGGAGGTAAATATTTAGCAGTACACGCGCACACCACTACACCAACAAACGATTTGGTTACGAGTACTTGGAATGAATTGACTAAAAATATTTCGAGAACTTTATCTGCTATTGAAGTTTTGACGCCGCTTGCAGAAGATGGAAATACAGAAGCAAAAGGAGCACTTTACGAAATGAAAGCGCTTAGAGCTTACTTGAATATGATGACATTAGATAGTTGGGGACTTGTATTCAAAAAAGAATCATCGGCTGCAACTTCTGAAATCCTTAGAGGTCAAGACGCTGTTACTTACATAGAAGAGGAACTTTTATCTGTTGCTGATGTAATTAATAAAGATAAAGGACCAGGAAGAATGACACAATCTGCCGTTTGGGGACTTCTAGCAAGATTAAACCTAAATGCGGCTGTATATCGTGATCCTTACGGAACGCCTTCATTTACGCCAGCAGATATGGATAAAGTAATCAAATACACAGATAATATTATTAACTCTGGAAAATTTACTTTGTCACCAGAATATTTTGACTTATTTGATGATGACAATAATTCTAACAAAGAAGTAATTTTTGCTTTAGATCAGCGTGGAGTTTTAAAAGACGAAAACAACCGTTGGGCATATTGGTCAATTCCTGGATCAATGTTTCCAAGACCTGAATCTATTAACGCAGACGGAACTGACGGACCAGCTATTACTTCAGATTTTTATCAAACTTGGGTTGATGCTTACGGATCTGTAGATCCTGCAAATGCCGATTCAAGATTTTATAAAAACAATGCAAAAGTACCAGATAACTTGAAAGATCTTACAGGTTTTTCTCCTCTAAATGATGAGAATCACTACTACTGTGTAAAAGCAGAAGAGTTTGAAATTGATAGAGGAATTATGAGAGGTATTCCATGGGCTGCAAGAAAAGATGCAAATGGAGCATTTTATAAATGTGATACAGGATATAGAATTTATCCAGTGAAACAAATCAAAGGAAATGGTCCTGATAAAAATGTTGGTTACGTTAACTTGACACTTAAAGTTGATTTTACAAAAGAAGGAAGTATGCACTATTCTGGTTACAGAGTTTCTAAATACCAATTTAGCCACACTTCTCCAGACGGAAATTACTACAGTAGCGTAGATATGGTTTTATTGAGATATGCTGAAATTTTCATGATGCGTGCTGAAGCTAAATTAAGAAAAGGAGATACAGCTGGTGCGTTGGCAGATATGAATACGGTTAGAACTTCGAGAACGGCTCGTGCTCCAATTCCGGCGGCGCTTCCAGCAATCAATTTAAATATTTTGTATAGAGAATATGGTTTTGAGTTTTACTGGGAAGGTTTAAGAAGAAATACTCAAATTCGTTTTAGCCATTTCGAAGATAAATGGACTGAAAAAACAGATACTGATGTAAACAAAAGATTGTTCCCAATTCCTCAAGTTGCAATTGACGGAGCATCTAATACACCAGGATATTTAGTTCAGAACAAAGGATATTAG
- a CDS encoding SusC/RagA family TonB-linked outer membrane protein has translation MKKIYALLILALGCMSYSYSQVSVSGAVVSDAEKIPVPGVSVYVKGEPKGAVTTDFDGNFQIKAQINQGVLVFSYVGFQTKEVPFSGNQKLNVSLAEEVSTLNEVVVVGYGSQKRSDVTGAIGSVKSENFNKGVVTNAGQLIQGKVAGVNVTAASGEPGANQDIIIRGVGSLRSGTTPLYVVDGFALDNSGNGVASNPLNFINPQDIESIDVLKDASASAIYGSRAANGVVVITTKKGSKGRTQINLSMTTGFSSLANKVDVFSADEFRRGVVAVNGTLQDGGANTDWQDELTRTGVSQNVNLTMSGGTEKSTYSASLGMDNQEGVLRNSDLKRYSGRVNLSQKALDDKFNITFSLTGTKLENSRPDARGVVGNMLTMNPTDAVYVNGQPNTNLSNDVLNPLISERIYSDFTNNNRILANIAPSYEFIKGLTYKFNLGVDYSMSERDIQVLPYSSETNTTLGSLNNIVSTNNNTLYENTLTYNFNIKDHSFTVLAGQSYQKIQLNQKSYNLSGFPDNGVEPKNQIETASERTTQSSSAIENELQSFFGRLNYGYDNKYLVTATMRADGSSKFGKNNRYGYFPSVALGWNITKENFLQDSETVNNLKLRASWGKTGSQEIPSKITKASYTESNTGNDTYPLDPSATDLSGYPYGSIYTRLANPNIQWEVSTQANIGLDFSLFNNRISGTLDYFNKVSDNILLEVAPTDPIQPTSKYWTNIPNMEIKNSGIEVALDYSSDKSKDFSYSIGGNISFTNNKVENSPYKILTTGGAQGGGQSGATINGVLNGQPIGSFYMLNFTGIGSNGLNQFADTNGDGQILDDDRIVAGSALPDYIYAFYLNLKYKNFDFGANFNGAGGNKIYNHVAMSSFNRGSLANSFNTTDRAVQYLNEASTNSNTVSTRYLEDGSFLRLNNATLGYNLNPKLIGLTDVMDNIRLSITGQNLFVITKYSGYDPEINTGTSVGDIQSFGIDYFSYPRSRTIVFGLNVAF, from the coding sequence ATGAAAAAAATTTATGCATTATTAATTCTTGCTTTAGGATGTATGTCGTATTCCTATTCGCAGGTATCAGTATCAGGAGCAGTAGTTTCTGACGCAGAAAAAATACCCGTACCAGGTGTCTCTGTTTATGTAAAAGGAGAACCTAAAGGAGCTGTAACTACAGACTTTGACGGAAATTTTCAAATTAAAGCACAGATCAATCAAGGTGTTTTAGTTTTTTCTTACGTAGGATTTCAAACTAAAGAAGTTCCTTTTTCTGGAAATCAAAAATTAAATGTTTCTTTAGCTGAAGAAGTTAGTACATTAAATGAAGTTGTTGTTGTTGGATACGGTTCTCAAAAAAGATCGGACGTAACGGGAGCAATTGGTTCTGTAAAAAGTGAAAATTTTAATAAAGGAGTTGTTACCAATGCAGGACAATTGATTCAAGGTAAAGTTGCCGGAGTTAACGTTACTGCAGCAAGTGGTGAGCCTGGAGCGAATCAAGACATCATTATTCGTGGAGTTGGAAGTTTGCGTTCTGGAACAACACCTCTTTATGTAGTAGACGGTTTTGCTTTGGATAATAGTGGTAATGGAGTTGCTTCAAATCCTTTAAACTTTATCAATCCGCAAGATATTGAAAGTATTGACGTGCTTAAAGATGCATCTGCTTCCGCAATTTACGGTTCTAGAGCTGCAAATGGAGTAGTAGTAATTACAACTAAAAAAGGATCAAAAGGAAGAACTCAAATCAATCTTTCTATGACGACTGGTTTTTCTTCGTTAGCTAATAAAGTTGATGTTTTTAGTGCAGATGAATTTAGAAGAGGAGTTGTTGCGGTAAACGGAACTTTACAAGACGGTGGAGCAAATACAGATTGGCAAGATGAATTGACTAGAACTGGAGTTTCTCAAAACGTTAATTTAACGATGAGCGGAGGAACTGAGAAATCAACTTATTCTGCATCTCTTGGTATGGATAATCAAGAAGGTGTTTTAAGAAATAGTGATTTAAAACGTTATTCTGGACGTGTAAATTTAAGCCAAAAAGCATTAGATGATAAGTTTAACATTACTTTCAGTTTAACAGGAACTAAACTAGAAAATTCTAGACCAGACGCAAGAGGAGTTGTTGGAAATATGCTAACAATGAACCCAACAGATGCTGTTTATGTAAACGGTCAGCCAAATACTAATTTAAGTAATGATGTTTTAAATCCGCTAATTAGCGAGAGAATCTACTCTGATTTTACAAACAACAATCGTATTTTGGCAAATATCGCTCCATCATACGAATTCATCAAAGGATTAACGTATAAATTTAATCTTGGAGTTGATTATTCAATGTCAGAAAGAGATATTCAAGTTTTGCCTTATTCATCAGAAACGAATACAACTTTAGGTTCTTTGAATAATATTGTTTCTACAAATAATAACACTTTATACGAGAATACTTTAACGTATAATTTCAATATTAAAGATCATAGTTTTACGGTTTTAGCAGGTCAATCTTATCAGAAAATCCAATTAAACCAAAAAAGCTACAATTTATCTGGATTCCCTGATAATGGTGTAGAACCAAAAAATCAGATTGAAACAGCAAGTGAGCGTACGACACAATCTTCATCGGCAATCGAAAACGAATTGCAGTCTTTCTTCGGAAGATTAAACTATGGATATGATAATAAATATCTTGTAACAGCAACAATGCGTGCTGACGGTTCTTCTAAATTTGGTAAAAATAATAGATACGGATATTTTCCATCTGTTGCTTTAGGTTGGAATATTACAAAAGAAAACTTTTTACAAGATTCTGAAACGGTAAATAATCTAAAACTAAGAGCAAGCTGGGGAAAAACTGGTTCTCAAGAGATTCCTTCAAAAATTACAAAAGCAAGTTATACAGAAAGTAATACAGGAAACGATACTTATCCGTTAGATCCTTCTGCTACAGATTTAAGCGGATATCCTTATGGTTCAATCTACACGCGTTTGGCTAACCCGAATATTCAATGGGAAGTTTCTACACAAGCAAACATCGGTTTAGATTTTAGTTTATTCAATAATAGAATTTCTGGTACGCTAGATTATTTTAATAAAGTTTCGGATAATATTTTATTAGAAGTTGCGCCTACAGATCCAATTCAGCCAACATCAAAATATTGGACAAACATTCCAAACATGGAAATTAAAAACAGTGGTATTGAGGTTGCTTTAGATTACAGCAGTGATAAAAGCAAAGATTTCTCATACAGTATTGGTGGAAACATTTCTTTTACAAATAATAAAGTAGAAAATTCACCTTATAAAATCTTAACTACTGGTGGTGCTCAAGGTGGCGGACAATCTGGAGCAACTATTAATGGTGTTCTTAACGGACAGCCAATTGGTTCTTTCTACATGCTTAATTTTACTGGAATCGGTTCTAATGGTTTAAATCAATTTGCTGATACAAACGGAGACGGACAAATTTTAGATGATGACCGTATTGTGGCAGGAAGCGCTTTACCAGATTATATATATGCTTTTTACTTGAATTTAAAATACAAGAATTTCGATTTTGGAGCTAATTTCAACGGTGCTGGCGGAAACAAAATCTACAATCACGTGGCAATGTCTTCATTCAATAGAGGAAGTTTAGCAAATTCTTTCAATACGACAGATAGAGCTGTTCAATATTTGAACGAGGCTTCTACAAACTCTAACACAGTTTCTACAAGATATTTAGAAGATGGAAGTTTCTTAAGATTAAACAATGCTACTCTAGGATATAATTTAAACCCAAAATTAATCGGACTTACAGATGTAATGGATAACATTCGTCTTTCAATTACTGGACAAAACTTATTTGTAATTACAAAATACAGCGGTTACGATCCTGAGATTAACACTGGAACTTCAGTTGGCGATATTCAGTCTTTTGGAATTGATTATTTCAGTTACCCAAGAAGCAGAACTATTGTATTTGGCTTAAATGTAGCATTCTAA